In the genome of Deinococcus sp. YIM 134068, one region contains:
- a CDS encoding nucleotide sugar dehydrogenase encodes MTTFLSPATELQDKLTRRTAKIAVLGLGYVGTPLAVHLAQSGFSVTGFDPHEGKVHTVNGGRSPVQDVLDEDVYQLVEAERLGATSDARQLAGHDVFILCVPTPLDECKQPDVSYIERAAAVVVEHLRPGGLVVLESTTYPGTTDELLVPILERGGLIAEVDFFVAFSPERVDPGNARFNTGNIPKLVGGVGANSTLLATQLYRSFLAQVFPVSSARVAEMAKLHENTFRAINIGYVNELAVVCHTLGIDVWEVVDAAATKPFGFMPFYPGPGIGGHCIPLDPHYLAWRARKEGFVTRFINLADEVNSAMPGYVVSRLMALLNDHKRALRGSRVLVLGVTYKPDVDDARESPAMHVIHELERHGAEVRFVDPFVRELPQDHGPRAHATAATLCDETFAWTDVAVILTNHSSFDWADISARVPLLFDTRGATRGIGNDGTLL; translated from the coding sequence ATGACCACCTTTCTTTCCCCCGCCACAGAGTTGCAGGACAAGCTCACCCGCCGCACGGCCAAAATCGCTGTCCTGGGGCTGGGCTACGTGGGAACGCCCCTCGCCGTCCACCTGGCGCAGAGCGGCTTTTCCGTCACGGGTTTCGATCCGCACGAGGGCAAGGTCCACACCGTCAACGGCGGCAGGAGTCCGGTGCAGGACGTGCTGGACGAGGACGTTTACCAGCTCGTCGAGGCGGAGCGGCTGGGTGCCACCTCGGACGCGCGGCAGCTCGCGGGGCACGACGTTTTCATCCTGTGCGTGCCCACGCCGCTGGACGAGTGCAAACAGCCCGACGTGAGCTACATCGAGCGGGCGGCGGCGGTGGTGGTCGAGCACCTGCGCCCCGGCGGCCTCGTCGTGCTGGAGAGCACCACGTACCCCGGCACCACCGACGAACTCCTCGTGCCCATTCTGGAGCGCGGCGGGCTGATCGCGGAGGTGGACTTCTTCGTGGCCTTCAGCCCCGAGCGGGTGGACCCCGGCAACGCCCGGTTCAACACGGGCAACATCCCCAAGCTCGTCGGCGGCGTCGGCGCAAACAGCACGTTGCTTGCCACGCAGCTCTACCGCAGCTTCCTCGCGCAGGTCTTCCCGGTGAGCAGCGCCCGCGTCGCCGAGATGGCGAAGCTCCACGAGAACACCTTCCGGGCCATCAACATCGGCTACGTCAACGAGCTGGCCGTGGTGTGCCACACCCTCGGCATCGACGTGTGGGAGGTCGTGGACGCCGCCGCCACCAAGCCCTTCGGCTTCATGCCCTTCTATCCGGGGCCGGGCATCGGCGGCCACTGCATCCCGCTCGACCCGCACTACCTGGCGTGGCGTGCCCGCAAGGAAGGCTTCGTCACGCGCTTCATCAACCTCGCCGATGAGGTCAACAGCGCCATGCCGGGCTACGTCGTCTCGCGCCTGATGGCCCTGCTCAACGACCACAAGCGTGCCCTGCGCGGCAGCCGCGTCCTCGTGCTGGGTGTCACCTACAAGCCCGACGTGGACGACGCCCGCGAGAGTCCCGCCATGCACGTCATTCACGAGCTGGAGCGTCACGGTGCCGAGGTCAGGTTCGTGGACCCCTTCGTCCGCGAACTCCCGCAGGACCACGGCCCGCGCGCCCACGCCACCGCCGCCACGCTGTGCGACGAGACCTTCGCCTGGACCGACGTGGCCGTGATCCTGACCAACCACAGCAGCTTCGACTGGGCCGACATCAGCGCCCGCGTGCCGCTGCTCTTCGACACCCGTGGCGCGACTCGGGGGATTGGAAATGACGGAACCCTCCTATGA
- a CDS encoding glycosyltransferase: MKINFVIHVESNLERALALIWAYPVCASFVLFFTSVVREDSTKMTVDAPSVSIIICCFNEGEGIRRTIVSCINQGYKNLDKIVVIDDGSTDDITRKILREVEEECGSLVEVVYKEKNQGKRHGMYDGYLKSASKYIIFVDSDTILGDNFINWMVTSMSGANVGGAVANIKISSPDSMIIKLQKAMYARGINFQRRAESAIGAVSCLSGCGAIYRRDALDQVMDGWPTESFWGKPVGFGDDRSLTNRILLKGYRTVYQPKATVYTDAPESFRKLMKQQIRWKKGWLINSLKVVLPFLKRRPFVALILQIPYIVSALVTPVIVLHVAYASLIDGVWPTYWILSMLLLTLSMYLCTKIGLTDQETKEATFLDFFSSAVFTIGILSMLIVPAVASIQKRGWGTR; encoded by the coding sequence TTGAAGATCAACTTCGTAATTCATGTCGAGTCGAATTTGGAAAGGGCGTTGGCTCTCATCTGGGCGTACCCGGTGTGTGCCTCCTTCGTCCTGTTTTTTACCTCGGTAGTCCGTGAGGACTCAACTAAAATGACCGTAGATGCGCCTAGTGTGTCTATAATCATTTGTTGCTTCAATGAGGGCGAGGGGATTAGAAGAACTATTGTCAGTTGCATTAATCAAGGTTATAAAAACTTGGATAAGATTGTTGTAATAGATGATGGCAGCACCGATGATATAACGAGAAAAATCCTTCGTGAAGTAGAGGAGGAGTGTGGGAGCCTAGTCGAAGTGGTGTATAAGGAGAAAAATCAGGGTAAGCGTCACGGAATGTATGATGGTTATCTGAAGTCTGCCTCTAAGTACATCATTTTCGTTGACAGTGATACTATCTTGGGAGACAATTTTATAAATTGGATGGTTACATCAATGTCTGGGGCAAACGTTGGCGGTGCAGTTGCAAATATTAAAATCTCCTCGCCGGATTCAATGATCATTAAGCTCCAGAAAGCGATGTATGCTCGCGGGATCAATTTTCAACGTCGCGCGGAATCGGCTATCGGTGCTGTAAGCTGCCTCTCCGGCTGTGGTGCCATCTACCGTCGCGATGCGCTCGATCAGGTCATGGATGGATGGCCCACGGAGTCCTTTTGGGGAAAGCCCGTCGGCTTTGGGGACGACCGCTCTCTCACTAACCGAATCCTCCTCAAGGGCTATCGTACCGTTTACCAGCCTAAAGCGACCGTCTATACCGATGCTCCTGAAAGCTTCAGGAAGCTGATGAAGCAGCAGATTCGTTGGAAGAAGGGCTGGCTAATCAATTCTCTCAAGGTGGTCCTGCCTTTCTTGAAACGTCGTCCATTTGTTGCCTTAATTCTACAGATTCCCTATATAGTGTCGGCTCTTGTGACGCCTGTCATTGTTCTGCATGTTGCTTACGCGAGCTTGATTGATGGTGTATGGCCGACCTACTGGATTCTCTCGATGTTACTGCTCACCTTGAGCATGTATTTGTGTACCAAGATAGGTTTGACAGATCAGGAGACAAAGGAAGCCACATTCCTCGATTTCTTCTCCTCGGCTGTCTTTACTATTGGCATCCTTAGCATGTTGATCGTGCCTGCTGTGGCTTCCATTCAGAAGCGCGGTTGGGGAACCCGCTGA